CCTGAGACGGAAGGGCCTGGAGTTCCCCATGACTGATCTGGACATGCTGTCACCCATCCACACGCCACAGAGGGTACGGGAGCATTACTGAAGAGAAGGGTGTTGGGCAGCTGCCATTCTGGAGCTATGAAGGGACTTCAGGAACTCTGGCTTGCATTTTGAGGGCTTTTGGGGAGTGAGAAGCTCCAGGACAGCCTCTTTGCTGAAAGAGCCATTTCAAGCAGATGGCAGGTTGCCATCAACATTCCTCTCCTAATTGCAGTGCCCTGTCAGCTGTGAGTGTCTAacaccttctctctgctgcttttcccaccTCTGTCTGTAGACTGTGTATAGCTCCGACTCCCAGTCCGGACAGAACTCACCTGCGGTCAACTCCCCTCAGCAGATAGAATCCATCCTCCACCCTGTTACCCTGCCCACCGGGAGAGGCACATCCAGCAACGCGCCCATCACACCCACACCAGAACAGGTGAGTCGGACACGAGCCCCATGCTGCTGATGATTCTCCCTGCATTTGGGGGATGTTTCACAAACACTGTTCTGGGACTGCTGTCCTCGTCCTTCCCCAGCCTCTGTCCTCAAGGAGCTGTTCCTCCAAAGCATAGTCCCTTGAGAGCATTGGTCACAATGATGAGCTGGTATACCACTAACACAGAGTGGTCGTGTTTTCCTAAGGCAGAGCTGCTTGCAAGTAGAGGGAAGATCTGGTTATTGGTAACTAGGGTACTGAGACACAGAGGTTTTGAGCGACGTCTTTATAGTACAGTACAACAAAAGCTTGCTCAGTAGATGCCTCCTTATCATCTTTGTTTATCTTGCCTCACTGCTGACTTTATATGAATCAACCCCGTCTGGCTATGTGGTTTCCAAAGGCCAGGGCTTTCCCTCTTGTTTCGCCattgtttcttctgcttcctcaCCCTGACCTCATATGACACCATGTTCAGCACCAAACCTCCAGCTGTCAGTAGGTTGCATCCCCTTGCAGAACAGAGGCTAGAAACTGTTCTCAGGAGGCTCATTAGCAGCTTATGAAACCACAGGGATAAAGCTTCAATTGTACGCTTATCCCAGGCTTGCCTTTTGAATGGgaattcacttttttcccctcttatgctgctttggaaattaaatgttttgagTGGCTGCCACACAGGAGCTGCTAGCTGGGGAGAGATTTGAATCATAACAGCAGCCCATGCTGGCTATTAAAAATCAAGGCTAGTGGCCAGAGGTCCTGGGTGAGGGCCTGGCATCTGTTACCAGCAAGTGATCTTGATGGTAAGTAATGgagcttccttctgctgctggaagcTCCCAAGAGCTGAACCAAGGAGTGACAAATGAGCTCCTTAGTGGTCATTCCCTTCAGCTCTGcgaacatacacacacatgcgGTGCATCGCCATTCAGAGCTATCTCAGCTGTCTCCCCAGTCTTCCCAGGTCAAGCAGTTACTTCCCCTCCCTTTTGCAGATCGGGAAGCTGCGCAGTGAGCTGGAAGTGGTGAATGGGAACATGAAGGTCATGTCAGAGATGTTGACAGAGCTGGTGCCATCTCAGGCCGAGCCTTCCgacctggagctgctgcaagTAAGGAACGCTGGTGGGGCAGAGGGCTGGCACACACAGCTCAATTTAGCAATGCCTTGATGGACTGAGACATTATGCATGCCAGGCATGGAGAACAATTGTGCTGGTGAGTTTAGTGTGGGGCTTATCAAGGAGTGATGGGGTGAGGGAGACAAAGGGAAGGTGGAGTTTCAACAGCCAGGGGAAGTTGTACTGTTGAGGCTGGAATCATCTCACACAAGGACTTGCAGTCCCTGAGGGCCTTTCTTTCTGGATGATGTGTTACGCAAGAGGCATACAGTTATTGTCTGTAAAGTTCAGACTCAGTTTACCTCTCACACCAATATCTGTTGCCCATCAACCCTTGCTGACAGAGCCGGTAGCCTCTGGAGCCTGTCCCTGTCAGACTTCCAAATCTATGAGTGCTCAGCCTTAGCCTGACCTTTGTGGTAACTTCCCCATGCTGTGAGCAGGAGCTGAATCGGACATGCAGAGCCATGCAGCAGCGTGTGCTGGAGCTGATTCCCCGTATCCTCCACGAGCAACTCACCGAGGAGTTACTCCTCATCAATGACAACCTCAACAATGTGTTTCTGCGCCATGAAAGGtacctctctcctccctctctgccctgctcttccaCAAGAGTTTACTGCTCCTTGAAGGCCTTCTGTCCCACCCTTTTCATCTGCCCATGAGTATAATGCCCAGGATGTATCAGTCTATATCATCCATCTCTGAGAACAAGGACAGTTCTCAGCTTTTGCTGATTTATTGCTGCCCCTTCAAAGCTGCTGTGTAAGCTACTGATGGAATATAAAGACGTCCCTGTGGCATAACccagaagaagaaggaggaagctgGATGGAAAGAGCTGGTTTTCTAGTTCTGAGGCAGACAGGGACAGAAGGGACTTGCCTATGTGGGGTCAGCAccccttgtttttccttccatttcatcAAACCCATCTCATAAGATAGGATAAAGTCTGGAGAATTTAGTCCCTGTGTCTTTATGGAGAGCTGGGTTTGAACATTTTGGTTAGAAGTAGCTCTGCAGGATCACAAGAAGCTTCCTCACACCACCTCTCAGGAGACATCAACTCTGTGGGTCTTGTTGTGGTGTCTTCAGTCTTGAGGGAGAACCGGGCCCTGAGCCATGGCCCTCCTTTCCTAGTATGTAGGAAAGGACAGACCGTGCCAAACCTGATAAAAAATCTCTTGGGCTGTGGGTGAATAAGCACATACCACTGAAATGCATCCTGTCATCATTCTTGCAGGTTCGAGCGTCTTCGGACAGGACAGCCTGTTAAGGTAACTCAGAGCAACTCCCCCTCTGTGCAGCCTGATTTGCATCCTGCAGGCCCTGCTGTGTCCTGCTGAGTTGGAGAGTTTCAGCCAGCCCCGCTTACAAGCTGCAGGTtttgctctcccagcccagATGCATCAGGCCACGCTGGTGTGCAGGATACTCCAGTTCCCACTGCTagcctctccttccctgccgGTGGGAGCCTTCCTCTCACCCAAAGAGCACGAGCAGACCAGCAGCAGTTTTGGTTTTCCAGTATTGAACACTGAGAGGACCAATTCCCATATGACCCTCCCTCTGTCCTCTGAGCACTGGCCCGGTCTCTGAAGAAGCACCTACCATACTTAcatccagcagagctgggaggctgGCTACCAAGGTGTATTCTGCCCTGGGACTCTATTCCCAGCCAGCCCACTGGTCACTGTCCCCTTCTCACAAGGACAGGCTTCACAACTGATGGGTACAGAAGGGCTTCCCTCTTCAGTGTTAATGGGCTAGGACTGAAGGGTCAGGGCATCCGGGCATCAGAAAATCTccaccatctttttttttctctctccaaaggCACCAAATGAGGCAGAGAACAGCTTGATTGACCTGGGACCCAGTACTCCTTCTGCAGTGAGACAGCCTGAAGTCACCAACAACCTTTCCTCTCAGCTGGCTGGAATGAGTATGTTGCCATGCAGTTTTCCCCTCAGTCCTTCTCCTGTGCTGTTCTGAGAATCCTTTCATGCTCTTGAATCACCTCCCAGAATTATTTAGTCACATGCATAAAGAAACCTAGAGAAATAGGGTGTATTGTCAACTAGTAAACTCATGCAGAAACTTGTATATGCCCCAAGGCACACAAGTATATGTCTCAACATATACACCTCATGTTGTGCAGGAGATGGGCATGACTTAAGAAGGACCTCAGCATTAGGCTATGGCTACGGACTGGGCCttccagcagggcaggggagaaagTTGCTCCCTCTCCAATGCCTAGCAGCAGTGCAGTTGCCTCTCTTGCTCTGTGGTGTCAGGCTGACCACTGAGgtcagggagaagaaaagcagctgagctgtgctgcaaAAGAAGCCGTGAGCATCTTGGGCTCAGGAACAAGGATTTGACAGGTTGTCTACTCAGAAAGCCTGAGAATTCCTGAGGGGTCTTCAGGACATACCAACAACCTACACAGCACTGCCTGAAGCTCTCGCTGGCTGTGAGCACTTTCAGTACAGCTTGGGTGCAGCTACAGAATATTGGCAAAATTGGTTTTACAGACAAGACAGTGGAGATATTTTTCAAGTCAGGGTTTTTCAGATGACACCTGAGTCATGAATATCCACTCATCTCTCTCAGAGGTACTTGCCCAGAAGCACAGGTTATCCTCTTCCACAGGTTATGGAGCAATTCCCTCTGAGTTGTCTTAAATGGCCAAGAACATCGAGCCTTCAGCATCAGTGCAATAAgttgatgctgctgctgctgcctgagacTGAGCTAAAAATATCTGCTGAGCaggcaaagaaactgcttcTGTTACTTACCCATGacactgcacacacacatagaCTGCTGCAGCCGAGGGGCAGGATCGATGAGTGGGCCTAGAGCAGTTTAGCCTGTTCTGATGCTAGCTTTCCACCTAGAAACTCCAAGCCTATGAGCCTCTGTTTACCgctctgtgctgcctgctcACCCTGCTCTCTCTCCCACAGACCTGGGCTCAAGCAGCGTGAGCGCGGGGCTGCACTCCCTTGACACCTCTGGCAAGCTGGAAGAGGAGTTTGACATGTTTGCCCTGACCCGTGGCAGCTCGCTGGCTGAGCAGCGCAGAGAGTGAGTGTAGCAGCCCATTCTGCCCTGTCCTGCCTTCTTGCAAGGGGGGAGGGCTCAGGGCAACTGGGGCTGtgtccccagccagcagcagttcctggggctgtCCGAAAAGGGGATTCGTCGCCTGGTGTGCAATGAgccaataatcacacactcaggagagacactgcaaatttatttcagggttgcacaAGCCTGGGTGCTTGGTGGTTTCCCACAACTCAAGCACACCAAAGCCAGCTACCTTATCATATTTATACAGTAATGGCCATACATGTTCTACTTATctcatacatattcattctaatctacataAGTTATGTAATTGGCACTGAGTTACTCTTCTTTGCTCCGCTTTGGTTTCTTCCAtgcatgcttttctttcttcaggggTCCTTGGTGATCTTGACGGATGGGGCATCCTAACTCCTGTTACATAGAAACaacttatatttattttctcttagcGCCTGtcactcatttttcttctaaaaaaaatgcttgtcatTAATTAAATGGGTGAGCTGATGGCCAAGAGATCTTGGCCCTAATCTTAGATTAACTATTAACAATGCCTaatcaaaaaggaaagagtCTATATTCACACTAACTTAATAATATACAATATCCCTTAGATTCATGCTAACTAAACATATACAACACTCCTTAGATTCACGCTAACACACCTTGTATccaagggggtgggggggtgggggttgtcCACTATCACTGGCAGACAGTAGGATGCAATAGAAATGCACTCTTCTGATGCACAGTGTTTCTGGGATGGCCTATGTTTTCCCAGTCCTTCTTCCTGTTGCTCTTGTCTCCCCTTCACAGTGTCCTCCTGGGCATGGGGAAAAGGAAGTGGGTCTCTGCATGTAGGGCCAGCGGTACCGCATGTGCTGGGGAGACTCAGTGTCTGGAGAGGAAGGTGTGCAGTGGGACTGGCTGAGTTTTCATGTCTGTCTCTGAACTCATGTCCCCTAACTTGGGTGATGTTGAATTTGGGAACTGCTAAATATCAGTGCAGCCTAATGGACAGAGTATTGAACTGGAGTGCAGGAAGGATGCAGTCAGTTGTGGCTTGCAAGGCAGGGCACTGCTCTGTGCTTCAGCTTTCCTGTTGGTGAGTCGGACTGATGTTTCTTCCTCCATAGTATGTTTGAGACCTCCTCATGTAAAGCACTAAGAGTTGGGTCTCCATAGTACTGGGTGAACCAAAGAGATCTTTTCTCTACTGCAAATAATGGATACCTGAATCCTTCTTCTGGGAGGAGCTGACAAGAGCTGTGCTGACTGGATCCCTTTGGCTTGAGAGACTGTGGCTGATCTCATGTTGCTTTGCCTGTCAGAGTCATCCACTGCTCTCCATCAGCTACCAAGCAGTAGAGCCCACGGCCACATGTCTGCCTCCAGCCCTCAAAGACCTGTGCTCCTGATCTCTATCCACTGGAGTGccttgctctgcagctgagcagtAGCAAGTTAAGGTCTCTTAAGGATGTCTCCTTTCATTCCTCTGCCTCAGACTGCAGCTGGCAAAAGTGGTGGGGAAACCCGTGGCCTACACACGACTTCATGTGTTTTGCCAATGGGTTTCCCCACCACTTTTACTGGGGGATGTGCTGTGTGAGGGCAGAGGCAGTCCATGACAAAAACAGTGGTGCCAACTGCACCCAGTCTGAGGCTGAAACCCGAGCCATTGGTATGTGCTCAGTACTGGAGGCTGTGGGAGATCTGGGCAGGGGTGGAATATATCCTCTCAGCTGTGGCGCAATCCTTAACAGACTGAGGCTTGTGATCTCTGCACAAGTTACCAGACATCATCTATTTATTCCTCACTGCCCTCCATCTGCCTGCACTTGCACTCCTGCCAGGTAGCCTCTACTCTCACTGGCTCAGGCATCACATTTCACTCACGAGCTTCTGCTCTCAGTGTCTCCCTCCGTCTGAGAAGACCTGTTGCCCTGCTACTCCCGGACAGGACGTGCTGGCAGGAGACACAGGCAGGGCCACTGGGGTTTGTTCCTGACCCCCCCCATGCTTAATGTGTGTCTCGGCGAAGCAATGCTTGAAACACCTCAAGCCTTTCCTGCCGTTCTTCCTCATCAGTGGCATGATAGCAGCATTGTACTTCATCCTTGATGCCATTGTCCACAGCGGCCCCTTCACTGATGAGCACTTCTTTGAGAAGTTTGAGCGCCAGTGGCCCAAGCCCCTGGCCCCCAACAAAAACAGCTCCACTTGATGGTCTGCTGGATCTGCGAAAAGgggcctgggagcagctggagaggagaCTTGCGGAGAGTTTCTGGGAGAGGTTTCATTCTCCCAGCATGGGcggacttttttccccactctgcaTGGATCAAATGGTGACGTGTGTATTAGCATGTATGGTAGCATCCTAGAGGGGACACAGAAATGGGATGAGGGAGATTATGGGTGACGTATGTCTGTGTGTGGAAAGAGGTTGCTGTAATAGTGCATTTGGAGACCCTGAAGCAACACTAGGCTCTTCTGATCATCCAGTCTCATCTCTGATGTAGCATAGACCAGTGAGTCTCTGCCACCATCAGTTCTGGAGTGGTATCagttaaagaaatgtttctgagcTTTGTTTGTTCGTGTGAAGGTAGGTGGGTGTGTAGGTGCTTGTTGCTCAAATCCTTTCTAAAGTAGCTGTAATCTTCTGGTCAGTCTGTGTTAGTTATCTCTCTTCTGTAGTCAACCCCAGAGAAAATTAATGTCATGGTTGATGCACCTAGCTCTCTAAGTCTGTGTTTTAGTCTGTTGGACGGTTGTTTTTATATGATGCCTTGTCATCCTCCCATCACGTGCCAGGGATGTCCTGTGGTATCCCACAGTGATGCTGTAGTGAGTAGATTAGTCTGTTTTGTGGTGGACTACACCTTTATCAGGGGTTTTGCGCACCTTTCTAGAAGCTCTTGCGAGCAGATTGACGAGATGAAAAGTTGTGCAGTCAAAGGCACTGAATATATATGTAGGAGTTCTTGCTCTTCCCTCTCAGGCTCATCAGGCTGTGTGTTATCTAACTTCATGCTTTCAGGGTAAAGTACGAAGATCCCCAAGCCTCCAAAGGACTCGCTGGAGCCCTGGATGCCCGGCAGCAGAACACAGGAACGGTAAGTGGCCACAGAGCTTTTAGTGCATCCCCAGGAATGAGAGTATCCTCCTTGCTCATCAGTGCAATAAATATGCTGtctatttggaaaaaatcaaCTGTTTAACATGACTGATGCTAACTCCCAGTCTCCACCAACCTGCATTTCCTACCTGGGCTATATACCTCATTCTTGAAGCCCCGGGGTGGGGAACTGTGGAAAGTCTGGGATTGACTCAGTCAGGAACAAGATGGCCTTCTTATATCTCCAGGGAAGTTTGCACCTGGGAATGTATGTTTTATTCCTCTTTAGCAAGTTTCCAAGTCCAATTGCCTTCTCTCTGCCATCAGAGAAGTAGGCCATCGGTACTAGTGTGTTCTTTTCCCCACTCTAAACCCACTCTAAACCCActgcctcccctctccctcacCCTCTGCAACAGCGGCTTTCAGTGCAGACTCTCTCTCGACCAGGGGGAGTCCGGTACCTCTAGTGATGGAGGCCAACTGACTAAGTGGATGATGCGGCAAGGCATGGTGAGATCATGGAGTGCcagcagggagaaaggaggctggggctgcagaaCTAGAGGTGGCGCTGACACAGCACGTGAGGAAGCGCAGCAGACATCAGCAGAGACTGCAAACTGGAATGGTACAACCCTGGTCTGGGCCAGTAGTGGAGACCAGGGTTGGGAAGGAAGCAGGCAGAGCGTCAGCCCTTCCTCAAGACAACATGTCTGTAGGAAAAAGTCCTAGGAGTTCTGAGGCAAAGAGAGCATGAGCATGTGCCACTCTTGAGCTAGAGGATGGCCTGTTTAGGGGCAGGTGTCTGGGGAAGAGGCAGTCACCGGTGGCATCATGAGGAAGGCTGCCACCATTCATTCcccctgcagcctctcctgctcAGCACAAGCTGCCCCATTTGGAGGAGAACACATTCTGGCTTTTACCCTGTTCAAGGCCTCCTCTAGCTAAAGCGTTTGAGCCTTCAGGCTGTTGAATTTGGTCTTTTGGCAGCAGGAATTCCTGGAATTACATCCCCTCAGGCACACTGAGGCTTTGACACACTCCCAGGTCTGAAGCTTGTTAGCCTGTCTTCCTGAAATGGGCACTCTCTCCAGACTGATGTCTGCTCTAGGAAGTCTCCTCACATGCTGTCCTGTTGGCTTGAATGCACTTTACCCCAAAGAGTTCCTCTCTGGGTAGACAAAGCCAGTTCGCTTCGACACTTCCCTAATTTGACACATCCTCTTCCATTGTCATTCATCCATCTGCCAGCTGTGGTAACTACCTGCACTTGCTCCCTGGTTTGGGGAAATCTGCCTGTCCTTGGTAAGAAGGCattgctctttttcttcatcttgctGTTTTCCTGAGAGCAAGGGAACTATACGTATTAGGAGACTAATAAATGAGTTCCCACAAATACTCTCTCACGCTTATGCTTGTGGAGCCTATAGCAAGGGCTGCTTCTTGCTCAGCTTTGTTCAGGAGCTTGTGATTGGAGAAAAGGATCTGGGGTTTTGAATCAGACTTGGTTTCCTTCAGGGTTATCTCTGCCCACGAGGAAGGTGTCTCTTTGCTGCATAAAGTGAGCTATCCTTGTCCCTACAGGAAGTAAAATTTCCTTTAATTGTAGAAGACTTCCTCTTTGATGGGTCTGTTTCTGTGGTTTGATGTGATGTCAAATCCTGCTGTGCTCCATGATCCTACCAGGGAATCACTTCTTGGCAGGTGCCTTCCCCCTTAATGTGGTGCTAAACTTGGCATGTCTGATATCTTCAGCATCACCGACTTTGACATCGGACTATCACTGGGTTGTAGAAGGGAGGAGGTGTGGAGAAAAGCATGTTTCTTGTTCTCTCGCTGCCTGACACAAGCAGCCAACTTCTACCTAGTGAGTCCTCACCAAAATGGAAAGCCTGGTCCAGTACTAATACCCCAAAGCCAACCACCAAACCCCAGATGCTTTTAATGGCACGTAGCCTGGAAATGATGAGTGTCTGGGTGTGGATGGGGCAGAGGAAGCAGGTGAGCGGTGGTATTGGTAGCTGGGAGAGCtttgcagtggcacaggctggaTTTGGAAGGGCCTGAGCTGACTGAACGGTGGAGCAAGAGGGTTAGCTTTTGGGTTGGCCTTTCTTCTTGCAGAGTAGGCTTCCTGGAACATCCTCTCTTTTCTTGGCCTCACtactctctttccttctgt
The Phalacrocorax aristotelis chromosome 1, bGulAri2.1, whole genome shotgun sequence DNA segment above includes these coding regions:
- the TOM1 gene encoding target of Myb1 membrane trafficking protein isoform X1, producing the protein MDFLLGNPFSSPVGQRIERATDGSLRSEDWALNMEICDIINETEEGPKDAFRAIKKRIVGNKNFHEVMLALTVLETCVKNCGHRFHVLVSSQDFVEGVLVRTILPKNNPPAIVHDKVLTLIQSWADAFRSSPDLTGVVAVYEDLRRKGLEFPMTDLDMLSPIHTPQRTVYSSDSQSGQNSPAVNSPQQIESILHPVTLPTGRGTSSNAPITPTPEQIGKLRSELEVVNGNMKVMSEMLTELVPSQAEPSDLELLQELNRTCRAMQQRVLELIPRILHEQLTEELLLINDNLNNVFLRHERFERLRTGQPVKAPNEAENSLIDLGPSTPSAVRQPEVTNNLSSQLAGMNLGSSSVSAGLHSLDTSGKLEEEFDMFALTRGSSLAEQRREVKYEDPQASKGLAGALDARQQNTGTGESGTSSDGGQLTKWMMRQGMVPVPQANFMEDIEKWLSTDVGESEDAKGVTSEEFDKFLEERAKVADRLPTLSSSSAGTSVSPPAASHHRKQGKEDDAMFAL
- the TOM1 gene encoding target of Myb1 membrane trafficking protein isoform X2, which produces MDFLLGNPFSSPVGQRIERATDGSLRSEDWALNMEICDIINETEEGPKDAFRAIKKRIVGNKNFHEVMLALTVLETCVKNCGHRFHVLVSSQDFVEGVLVRTILPKNNPPAIVHDKVLTLIQSWADAFRSSPDLTGVVAVYEDLRRKGLEFPMTDLDMLSPIHTPQRTVYSSDSQSGQNSPAVNSPQQIESILHPVTLPTGRGTSSNAPITPTPEQIGKLRSELEVVNGNMKVMSEMLTELVPSQAEPSDLELLQELNRTCRAMQQRVLELIPRILHEQLTEELLLINDNLNNVFLRHERFERLRTGQPVKAPNEAENSLIDLGPSTPSAVRQPEVTNNLSSQLAGMNLGSSSVSAGLHSLDTSGKLEEEFDMFALTRGSSLAEQRREVKYEDPQASKGLAGALDARQQNTGTVPVPQANFMEDIEKWLSTDVGESEDAKGVTSEEFDKFLEERAKVADRLPTLSSSSAGTSVSPPAASHHRKQGKEDDAMFAL